Within the Oncorhynchus clarkii lewisi isolate Uvic-CL-2024 chromosome 2, UVic_Ocla_1.0, whole genome shotgun sequence genome, the region aggaagtccagtacccagttgcacagggcggggtcgagacccagggtctcgagcttgatgatgagtttggaggatactatggtgttaaatgctgagctgtagtcgatgaacagcattctcacataggtattcctcttgtccagatgggttagggcagtgtgcagtgtggttgagattgcgtcgtctgtggaccaatttgggcggtaagcaaattggagtgggtctagggtgtcaggtagcgtggaggtgatatggttcttcactagcctctcaaagcacttcatgatgatggaagtgagtgctacgtggcagtagttgtttagctcaattaccttagctttcttgggaacagggacaatggtggccctcttgaagcatgtgggaacagcagactgggataaggattgattgaatatgtccgtaaacacaccagccagctggtctgcgcatatgctctgaggacgcggctggggatgccgtctgggcctgcagctttgcgagggtttacacgtttaaatgttttactaaagtcacgtttaaatgttttacccaagttggctgcagtgaaggagagtccgcatgttttggttgcgggcgtgtcagtggcactgtattgtcctcaaagcgggcaaaaaagttatttagtctgcctgggagcaagacatcctggtccgtgacggggctggttttctttttgtaatccttgATTGACTGTAGGCCcagccacatacctcttgtgtctgaaccgttgaattgtgactctactttgtctctatattgacgcttagcttgtttgattgccttgcagagggaatagctacactgtttgtgttCGGTCATAtttctggtcaccttgccctggttaaaagcagtggtttgtgcTTTCAGATTCacatgaatgctgccatcaatccacggtttttggtttgggaatgttttaatcgttgctatgggaacgacatcgtcaatgcactttctaattgagttcctgtatgttgttgtgatcacaccatgtctcgttaatcataaggcatacgccccacccctctccttaccagaaagatgtttgtttctgtctgcgcgatgcgtgaagaaaccagctggctgcaccgattccgttagcgtctctcgattgagcttgaggtagtcacctcatgcaaatacttgggagtatggctagacggtacacagtccttctctcagcacatatcaaagctgcaggctataaagttaaatctagatttGATTTCCTCTATCGTAgatgctcctctttcaccccagctgccaaactaaccctgatttagatgaccatcctacccaggctagattacggagacgtaatttatagatcggcaggtaagggtgctctaaagcagctagatgttctttaccattcagccatcagatttggcaccaatgctccttataggacacatcactgcactctatagtcttctgtaaactggtcatctctgtatacccattgcaagacccactggttgatttTTTTATAAAACCTTCTTATGCCTCacttccccctatctgagatatctactgcagccctcatcctccacatacaacacccgttctgccagtcacattctgttaaaggtccccaaagcttTTCTTTTCCATTCGAGGCAGCTaaacgactggaacgagctgcaacaaacacacacactggacagttctcaatctcttcattcaaagactcaatcatggacacttactgacacttgtggctgctttgcgtgatgtattgttctcTACCTTGTTGTCctgtgtgctgttgtctgtgtccaataatgtttgtgcCCTGTTTTGTGCTGTGGCCATGCTGTGTtaccatgtgttgctgccatgctgttgtcttaggtctctctttatgtagtgttgtctcacttgtcgtgatgtgtgttttgtccaatatttttataggcccccgtccccgcaggaggccttttactttttggtaggccgtcattgtaaataagaatttgttcataactgacttgcctagttaaataaaaggttaataaTATTCAATTAAAAAGAGAACCTCTACCAGCAATATTTATCAAATGTAGAGATGTATGCTAATTTCATGTGGTAATTAATGATTAACTCATGACTCCCAATATGGGAATGACTAAATATTATTGGAAAAACAGACCAAAAACAGACCAAATGAAAAACTATAAACACGTTTCAGACCGCTTCGCTCATCGCCCTCTGTAGTGGCTTTAGATGAAATTAACCAATCCAATGAAGCACTGGGCCAGTGCATTTTGCATGGCCCGGTGAGTGGAGATTTCAATTAAGGAACAATGGAATAGTCTAAAATTCCGCTTACCCTGGGCACCGGGCCATGCAAAACGACTGTGACAAAGCTCAATGGAAATCAAGAATGAGGCTTTAAAACCAATGACAGATATATGCACATTgttaaaaacaaaaataactaATTTTGACTGGCATCGAACCTTAAAATAAATCTAGCAAGCATACAGTTTAATAAGGATTTTAGTTCATCAGCAAGGTAGTTTGACTATTAGTTTATATTGCAGTATTTGTATCTTATCACTGTGTAGCTCACATGCAATGTCAGAGAGCAAATTATACTTTGCCTTTGCAAGAGGACTGGTTGGAGGCCCCCCTTTTGGCATtgctattcaaatcaaatgttatgtcacatgtgccaaatacaaccggtgtagaccttaccatgaaatgcttagttacaagcccttaaccaacaatgcatttcTGGAAATAGGCTTAAGAAAAGTtactaaataacaaaaaaatgaaatgtctAAAAGTACAATGacgctatattcagggggtaccggtaccgagtcaatgtgcgggggtacaggttagttggggtaatttgtacatgtaggtggggtaAAGTGAGTATGCATAGATAAAACTGTGTAGCAGCACTGTaaaataaaggggggggggggggcaccgcctagtatatagattgcaggaagcttggccccagtgatgtactgggccgtatgcactaccctctgtagcgccttatggtcagatgcagagcatttgccataccaggcggtgatgcaactggtcaggatgctcttgacagtacagctgtagaactttgaggatctggggacccatgtcaaatctttccagtctcctgaaggggaaacgGCGTTGTCGTGCCGTCTTCACGACGGTCTCTGTGTGTTTaaaccatgatagttcattggcgatgtggacacaaaggaatTTGAAACTCAAGTTCACTGGGGATTATCAAAATGAAAAGAATGCTTGTCAGCTCAATGAAAATTCCTTAGTATTGTTAGTAGCCAACTGTGAATAATGCTCCATGTCAAAGGGTGAGATCACTCAGACCATACACTTCAAAATAATCATAAGAATTGTGCACAAACTAACTTCGTAGAGAACAATGGCTTGTGGTCTGTAACATTTAAAACGGTTGTTTAACTGATGCTTTATTTCAGACATATCTCCCTACCCCGGTGCATCGTCAGAAACTCTGACGTCATGGGTGATGTCCAGTTGACCAACATGGCCCAGCTGACTGCCCTGGTCATGGGCAACACCACCCTACAGCAGCAGGTGACTGCTACCCTCCAGGGTTATGTGAACAAGGGGCACCAGCCAGAGGTGCAGTATGTAGACTGACAAGGCCTCTGAGGGGAGTTCAGAGAACACATCTCTTTAGGGTTTTCAAAGGTAATTATGCTGGTATGCCATTTTGAACTATCTCAAATGCAGATTTTCAAATGAAGGACAAGACACTAGTAATAGTGGGGCTGTACACTGAAGGAAGAAAACCTCCATGGTCCATGAGAAGGGAAGGAGACACTGATTGAAAGAACAAGTTCATGAAATTACTGTTATTTCAAGAGGTTTGTCCTTTGTTTGGACTACCCAAATTaagaattgtgaaaaaatatACCTATTTAATTATGTCCTTCTGGAAGTCACTCATACTGTGAAAGCTGCCACTTATCAAGTCAGTTGTTTCTAGACTGGTGTGCTCTGCATGTTTAAATATTAAGAATATAGGGGCCTAACCCTTCTTCAGGGTTTGGTTTAAACTGACACCAGTCCTTTTATTGAGTCGGTGCCATAAAGAATGCATTCAACTTATATGTTGACAAACTGACGTTCACACCGATGTATACCAATAGGCCAGTGTATACCCATCTTACCCGTGTTGATGGTAATATCACCACCCCTTGACATGGAGTAATCCAAATTTGAATACTACTGCTGTTTGCTGCCTACAATCTGAAAGGTACATTTTcgacaatttaaaggcaacgggAATGTTTGTGTTGATATGCAGCAGTTAGAATGATGTTCCTCCAGTTCAGTGAGGCAAACCACCCTCATTCCTGACACTATAGCCTACCAAGATATCCTGGAGGCCCTAAAACTCTTCAGGAGAATTCAGAGCATTGCAGACAAAATGTAGAAAGTAACCATTTTTGGCAAGAGATTTAACAGACTACCCAGAGCAGGTAACCTGAGAGCAAAGCGCTGGATCCAATGTTAACTGGTTTTATCTTACCTTTGAACAAATACACAAAAACATGTTTCAGGTTATTTTAAAATGCCCCTTTATTAGGAACCTTTCTTTAACCTAAGTTCTCAGACAGACCCATTTGAAAGAACAAATAAATATACTAGCGAGGGAAGTAATGGAGCGCAAACATTATCCCACAACAACGGTGTCGTCGTCTGGGAATTCGTAATAGGGCACCTCTAGGTTGAGAGGTGCGGGTCCCTTCCGAATTCTCCCCGAGGCGTCGTAGTGGGAGCCGTGGCAGGGACAGTAGTATCCTCCGTAGTCTCCGGCATTGGCGATGGGCACACAGCCCAGGTGGGTGCAGACACCGATCACGATGATCCACTTCGGGTTGGCTACGCGGTCCTTGTCGTGTTGGGGGTCACGTAGCATGGCCATATCCACAGCTTCCTCGGTGGCGATCTCCTTCTCAGTTCGGTGGCGGATGAACAGAGGCTTGCCCCTCCACTTGAAGGTCATGTTCTTGCCCTCTGGGATCTCTCCCAGCTTTACCTCAATCTTGGACATGGCCAGCACGTCGGCTGAGGCGCTCATAGAGGAGATGAACTGGGTGGCCACCGTCTTGGCTGTGTAGACGCCCACCACAGCTGTGGCCCCAGTGACCAGGTAGGAGAAGGTCTTCCTGGACTCGCTGCTCTCCTGGGAGGACTTCTTGGGGTCCAGCAACTCAGGACGACGGTAGTCAGAGAAGTCTGGGACCTTGATGTCTGTGTGGGCCATGCGAATTCCACCAGGGGCTACATATGAGAAATATAATATGCAAAATTATGTTCACACTTAATATAGTTCACATTATTAGACAGGTTCTTTATACATAAGAGTGATGACAATCAAAGCTGTGTGACTTGAGATCATGCAGACAGTGTAGCCAACAGAGCTGACCCGCTTGCTTACAGCTGCTCTAGGGTCGCACAGACTTCCTATGTAAATTAAGACACCCCAGACCCGGCACGAGATATGGCTCAGAAAACATTACCCAATCCAGGGTTGACAAAGAAAGTGTACTTCAAAATTGCCCCAACTGTTACACCAAGGGATTGAACAACCGTTTCAAGAAACTGCCATTTTCATCCTCTTGCTAGCCAACTTATTTTTCTTCTAGGATATCATGGCAGTCCGCAAACAATTTAAGTGCATGCAGCCACCTAGTGTGCTGGAATGTACGATCAATCATGATCTGCCCAATTCTGAATTAACATGAAAATAAAACTAAATCCCTACTAACTTCTGTCATCCTCCCactttatcatgctgaaacactcCACCCTTAATGGTTGTTGACATGCAGAACAATCCTAACAGTAATATCCGTTAGCCCCAATCTCTTTTTCCATCTCCACAACCTTCAACCTGGCATTTCTGCTTTCCACAACCGGAGTCATATTGATAACCTTACCAATAAAAGCTATGATGTCAACTTTATCATCAAAGTGCCCTTTGACACTGCACATTCATGAGTGCAATTTTTCATGAGCGCAACCGCCAAACCACGCCAGGACCAGCAGAAACACCATCCCCGACATTAGGTCCACTTACTAAAGGAACAGCTATGGAAGCTTCATCATGCCAGTGTAGTTCCACCAATCTGTTTTACAGCCTCTGCATACAATACATTATGACTTGCTCTATATCTCGGAGCCTCTCTAGCCTGTCTCTGCACCTGGCGTCAACTAAATGCTGCACTACGCCCCCCTCACAATTAGAACACAACCTTCACATTGCTCCCACATTCCTCTTAACCATGGTTCCCTCCACACTTGGCACATCTTTTCCTTCCTTTACATTGAACTGCTCCATGTACcattattttacatttaaaacacTGCAATGGGGATGGGATAAATCCTGACATTGAAACTAAGGAATTATATCTGTACTTTCCCAGGCAAAACCTCCTCAAACCTCTGTAGCACTGATAGGCTTTCACACCTGACCTTGCCTACTGATCAACCTTTTGGCCTCAATCGCTCTCTCCCTTGACATTTTATTTAATATCGTCTACAGACATATTGGGAGCCCAGTGAGGACTCCCCTCAATCTAGCATAAACACCAGGGACATGGTTTTTAATCTTCTTCCCATTAAGCACATCCATTTTTATAATCTCTTGCTGACCCTGGCTACCACAATTTCCAATGAACCAAGCTAATTTCCTCTACCTCTTTCGCTACAgcatgtcgcactgctttgctttatctcggccaggtcgcagttgtaagtaagaacaagttctcaactagcttaacgttacctggttaaataaaagattaaataaaataaaaaataaaataaaagtgagTCGAATAGGGTGTGAGTGAGGCCCTGTGGCCTCAAACAATCACCACATCATTACACTTGCTTCCTACCATGGCCTTCTTCACTAGATGCTCCACTGCTTTCGGTATCATGATCTCTTCTTCCTATGTCTTGCCACTACAGACCATTCCGGTCCTTGACCCTCATCCTCCGGAATTTCCGGACCTTGCAGAAGCCACAGCAGCCTTTACGGAGAAACGTCACGTTGAACAACAAAGGAGCGGATTGGCGGACACTGCCATTCCAAAATGGCTACTGTGGCTTCTGCTTCATAGCATGAAGACAAAAATTACAGTTAAGTGTTTTTTTGCTCGGTGTATCAGTTGGGATAATTCTGAGAGAAACATCATCCCTGAATTGAGGTACATTTTCTGAGCCATAGCTCCCGTCCGCACCGCGGTGTCTTAATCTACACAGGAAGTCTATTACCCCTAGACTCAGGCGGTCGGCTCTGCTGCCTCAGTGCAACGTTTGATATGTATAATGTAGCTGATTTTACGAGGAGTTTCTATTCATATGTAATAGTTAAGCTTCTTATACAGGATGTTGACAAGTCCACTCTGGGCGCCATGTCTTGGTCACAACATGAAGTTGACAAGACGAACCATATAAACTAAAGCCAAGGAGCAAAGTACCAAAAGGTCTGGTtgagacaaccccccccccccccaaaaaaaatgtaatcactgACATTGAGGCGGGTTAAAAATCACAATATACATTGCCCAAGATCAGCAGTTAGCAAGCTATTTTTCTGAATGCGACCTTACCACTAACGCAAACTGAAATAGCGGACGTCTTCTGTGAGCTGGATTTCAGCAGTGAATCTCCCTTCACCGCTCCAGGGAGCAGTGCTTTGAGGGATCCATTCACAGCTACATTGGTCGCCTGCAAGTACGGGGACAAAGCCCCAGAACGAGCGGCTAAGGACAGCATCTTTATCCGAACCAGTAATTTAACTCGGTTGGGGGACACACCGACCTTTGAAAAGACCCGTGAGTTCCTCCATTTATTGGCAGGTCGATCGGCCTGCGTAAAATCCTGACGTATATTTTAGGATACTGTTAGCAATTTATTTAGTATTTAGCTACCATTATGCCTCAATAGTCGCATTAATTATCAAAATATAAAATAGGTGACTTATTTCGTAATAAAAAGATGCTTCACGTAGATTAATTCCAAAAAGTTTCTAATTTTTCTCCGGCAATTCTTATGCCAGCATTTGAGCTGGGTCCTTGAACTGTAAACAGTCGCTTTATGAATGTTTCCACTAGCTAGATACTACAGCCACAAAGTATCGTATGGCTATATCGCAGATACAGTAGTTAGTTCATCTTTGGCTATATCGTAACAAACCCTTTaaacaaaaatgtgattttttggTCTTATTATTTAAGGTTAgccataaggttagcagtgtggttaggttgATCACGTTTAAGAGTATAAATTGCATAAATAGGCGGGATTTATGCTTCTTTTTTTttagggggtggatcagctttaatattattatttttttgtccattaaaataatataaaattgatcagaaatacagtgttgacattgttaatgttgtaaatgactagtgTAGCTGGAAACGGGTAGATtctttaaatggaatatctacataggcttacagaggtccattatcagcaaccatcactcctgtgttccaatggcacggtgTGTTAGCTCATCCAAGTGTAtaatttaaaaaggctaattgatcattagaaaacccttttgcaattatgctgAAAACCgaaagctgaaaactgttgtcgtgattaaagaagcaataaaactggccttctttagactagttgagtatgtggagcatcagcacttgtgggtcgattacaggctcaaaatggccagaaacaaagaccttcctTCTGAAACTCtgcagtctattcttgttctgatatgtgaaggctattccatgtgagaaattgccaagaaactgaagatctcgtacaacgctgtatactactccctttacagaacagcgcaaactggcactaaccagaatagaaagaggagtgcgaggcgccggtgcacaactgagcaagaagacaagtacattagagtgtttctcaaactagacagacgcctcacaagtcctcgactggcagcttcattaaatagtacccgcaaaacaccagcctcaacatcaacagttaagaagcgactctgggatgctggccttctaggcagagttcctctgtacagtgtctgtgttcttttgcccatcttttatttttattgaccagtctgagatatggctttttctttgcaactctgcctagaaggccagtatcccagagtcacctcttcactgttgcaATTCTtaagccattcctggacctgtgaccaaaaacgagcgaCATATGGACAGTCCCAAAATAAATGAtttaatgactctgcctcctcgcagcaaaatctgcgattgactgtcatttctctttgcctatttgagctgttcttgccataatatggacttggtatgtaaccaaaaagggctatcttctgtataccacccctaccttgtcacaacacaactggtttggctcaaacacatttaagaaggaaagaagttccacaaattaacttttaacaaggcacaccacaCCTGTTAAATTAAATCCATTACAtgttacctcatgaagctgtttgagagaatgccaagagtgtgcaaagctgtcaaggcaaggagtggctactttgaagaacctcaaatgtaaaatatattttaatttaacacttttttttgcttactacatgattcaattagtattatttcatagctttgatgtcttcactattattctacaatgtagaaaatagtaaaaaaataaataatttaacattgaatgggtaggtgtgtccaaacttttgactggtactgtatataaaattataaaaacaACACGTGAATACCTGGAGATGGTTTTGGACAGGTCATGTGAATTGGCTACTGAAGgccaaaagctagctagctctaaTATTGTTATTGTTCTGTTGTTTTGGTGATTACAGGTGATGGTGTTGTGGCTCCATACAATGGGGATGAGGAGTGGAACCCTTCGGAGGATGAGCAGGCTGATGATATCTCTGCTCTTCTCAAACGGAGGGAGGCTTTCAGACAATATACCAGGAGCTCATTGACAAGAACAGGCCCAAGAGATACAAAGTTCAAATCAGGGGGAAAGCTGCCATAGGTAAGCCATGCCTTTTTAGTGATGCTCTGTGACAAGTTGTCCAGTATTGCTTGATATCTCCTCTTACAGTAACAGTTAAGCTACATGATGGTGTAAAACACAAATTATTATGGACATTGTCACACCGAAGtaactcctctcttctttcaaGACTTTACCTTTGGGAACATATTTTAGAAGGGCCCGTCAACCCCACCAACATACTGTAACAAGCatagtggagagagggggagatagattTCACGTAAGGCATCACAAATTAGACTTATGTCATAATAAAAGATACATATGATCTTGCTGATGTCAGTTATTCTGCCCCCCCAccctttctctatctatctctttctctacctTTTTCTTTTCTTTGTCTATAGTTTCTACACAGGCCCAGCGGTGATCCAGGGCCACGTTCCTTtggacacagacagtgtggttcTGGTGCTGAATGGCCAGGAGCAACAGAAGATCCCCTGCGCTACCCGGTGGTTGCAGCACATCCAGACCCTCATGTGGGTTAATGAGGTAAACTGTTTAGCTGTGGTACTGCTATGCAGCAAGCGCTGCACAAAGGACTGGATCAGCATCTACCTGAGGAGGCATGGGGTCTTCGTGGACCTGCTCTTCCTTGTCTATGGAAGCCCCTGGGTCAATGACAAGGATGTCTTCCAGTGGCCCGTTGGAGTAGCCACGTATGTCTTCTTTTATGGGATCTGGGGCCATGTAACAAGGTTTTagagtatgagtgctgatctaggatcagtttgataTAATTATATGGACGGGGGAACTGATTAGCACTTTGAATATGGACCCAGATTTATTTTCTCATGATCTTAGAGTTCCTCTCTTCTTGTTTGTCTTTTACCCTCACCATACACCTTTTATTTAGCTCATGTATCCATTTCAGTACACCATACCTATCCATTGTACCAGAAAAAAAAAGCGTTATTTGACTGTGgatttctatgtctctctcttttcagatACAGGCAGTTTCCTGTAGTCACGGCAAACTCCCAGATGGTGAACTCCACCAGGCCCTTCCTCTGTAACTTTTTGGGAACCGTCTACAAGAACTCCTTGAGGGAAACACTAATGGGGATCTAGAAAAAAAACAGGACTGTACAAATAGTGCATCATTACTGCCTGAGAGAAGTATGTCGCTGTCGCTGTCTGTTTCAGTTCACGGTAATGGTTTTCAGTCCAATTTTTGCATCCTGGCTCACTTCACTGGAAATACTCTTGTTATTAGGCCTTGTTTACCAATAAAATACCAACTCTGACATTCTCAAATAAAGTTCAACTCTTTTGATCTttgtgttagcagttgatgttgtTCTTTAATTACACAGACTACAAAGCAAATCAGATGTAtgaaaataggtttattcaaagaggaTAAATCATAGATGTTATGCTGAGAGGTATATGGTAGATTGTCatgctcccctgtcctcagtggtTCTCTCCAGTGAACAAAGTGACAGGATGTAGTTTATAACCtagccctagcctgtggttgaccaattacaattccttgcaataaaactgggccaatggccaaataacaagtatcctatttcaggCTCACTGTATAGACACATTTCTCCCACATCTCAGACCAATTGCTCATTAATCTcctattacagaaaaaacactttccattgatcgttagtactctattgacttctCCTTTAAATGTGTAATACATCAAATTAACCCTCTGCTCACTATTCCTTACAGTCATTCCTGCATCAGGTGGCTTCCTCAGGAGACAGCAAAGAGTCTGAGACGGTACCAGACAGCCCTGGCCCAAAGCGAGCTCACCCTCTGCCCGGTGGAAATCTACATGGAGTGCTACCGCATCTACGAGGCTGTGCCTATGGTTCGGTGCCCGTGGTGGAGGACATTGTGACTCCAGGTGGGTGCTCTGCTGCACACAGCTCCCCACTGCGTCTCCTCAAAGCTGCAGGAGCCCTCTTCATCTTTCTCAAGGACTATAAGGAGCTGCCAGGCTtcctggagaaggagaaggggatgagccaggaggagaggactgagaggaggaggagactgctgGAGTGGTATAGCAGTTTCCGCCTGCAGATGAAGGACAGGTTCACCGAGGTCTTAGAggtcaaccgcaaggctctccagag harbors:
- the LOC139373920 gene encoding cytochrome b-c1 complex subunit Rieske, mitochondrial-like, which codes for MLSLAARSGALSPYLQATNVAVNGSLKALLPGAVKGDSLLKSSSQKTSAISVCVSAPGGIRMAHTDIKVPDFSDYRRPELLDPKKSSQESSESRKTFSYLVTGATAVVGVYTAKTVATQFISSMSASADVLAMSKIEVKLGEIPEGKNMTFKWRGKPLFIRHRTEKEIATEEAVDMAMLRDPQHDKDRVANPKWIIVIGVCTHLGCVPIANAGDYGGYYCPCHGSHYDASGRIRKGPAPLNLEVPYYEFPDDDTVVVG